The stretch of DNA TGTATGTGAAGAACCAAGGCACTcgtattttcttttttattagcattttaCTAAAACCCAAGATCCAAATGGATTGGGAATTGGAAATTATCTCGTTTCTTTCAATTTCCCAAAGCTCTTTAATTTTTTAGACTTGTTAATGATTGTTTATAGGCCATGAAGGACAAGTTAAGAGACCCTCTTAGAATTGCTTTAGACGAACTAGCAAATCTCAAGGAAGCATTGAACGAATTGGCTAACATCAAAGTTTCGATATAGACTCTCAACTGATGCATTGTGGTCAGGTAATTTGCTTCTCAATCATTTCATCTTGTTTTCACATATTCCTTTATGTTGCAACTAGGAAACAAAAAGATACGTGATTTATGTACATTTAATGAGGTTGGTTTTCGCGCTGGACGAGCCAATTTCTTTCGCAACACATTATTGCCACTTGCCAATTGAATCAGATCTTTCTGTTTTAGGGTGGCTAGATGTTTGTGTGGCTCCATTCGCGAAGCAATGCAGACCCAAATTTGCCAGCGGCAACACATGCCGTGGTATATATCATCACTGTGGCTACCGAATTTTCTGGATAATTGCATGGCAGGAAAAAGTTTGTGAATCTATTTTGCATTTAGTTCTAAAATTTCTTACTGTCAATTTTAAGTCATCGTTGCCTCGTGTACTGGAAATTTTCTACAGCAACGACACTCTTGTATTCTGCTCCACCGTCGTGAGTTTCTTATTCGTAAGATATCCTGCTACTGCCATGGCTAAATTTTATGTTGAAGAAATCTACTAAAAAGTTTTTAATGCATAGAAATGTACTAAAAAGTTTTAAATGTCTAGTCCTGCAGTCTAGCAATATTTGGTATGCATGAATGAATATCCAAGTTCATTTGTGTGTAAACAACCTTCAATGAAAAACAAGTGTCTGGGCCAGCATAAAATGTGAACAAACTTAGTCTTGTCAAGTCTCCGCACTAGCTTACATTTTTTTGTGTTGTGTGGTATAATGGGCAAGAGTCCGCCCTTTTGGACTTTGAACTAGTGATATTGTTCCACTCGAAAGTGTTGCTCTTTCCtaaaatatatcatttcatCTTGATCAAAATGAAAGGGGAAAAAAAGGGTCGTGTGGCCCTTCCAAAACCTTTGAAATGACACGAGATATGAATCTTAAAGCCAAtttgtatatataaataatcGGTCTATTTACAACTCAAAACAGTTATTGTTTGattaaaaagttttaaaatgatatcAAGAATCACATAAAACATAATTTATTATGGTAAAATTTTCATGAACTttccaaataaaagatttttgAAAATCTTTACCAAATACTAATATAAAACTTCTGAATCAAAATGGTAGTAAGCTCATGCAAGTCTTCCCTCCCATAGAACATTCCAAACTCCCACTAGTTTGACTGACAAAATTCAACTACAATAGAGTCACTACCGCCTAATCAGAAGGATTTGAGTGTTCCAAGTCAACAATAGCAGCGATGGATAATCCAACGAAATTCCATCTCacatatttttcttatttgcTCGAAAACtacataatttcaaatattatccaACAAGGGGAATGATTCTCCACTATAAAAGGGCTTCAAGAAAAGGGATTTATCATATATCCACATTTTCTGATCAATTCCAAAAAACTACACAAACTTAAAGAGATGGCCAATGCAAAATCTTTGATCATCACTGTGGCATGGCTGCTCGTGGTAGCTTTCCTAGTCACTTGGGCGAATGCAGCTAAGGTGCAGCAGGGCACGGTGCATCCCCAAGGTTAACTATATTGATTCTTCCTTCAATTTTTTTACATCTCACGGCTAAATTTGGTGTCAttttcccaaaacatttttcacTTCCGGAAAATGGAACTTAATGGTACAATTTCATTTTGTTAAATTCCaataaaaacacctcatttcCACAAGACCCAACACTCAAAATATTATCATTATTGGACCAAGTTATCATATGAAAGTGGTAGTTATGGTCATTTTCCATAGATAACATGCATCAAACTTTTCTTTCTCGCAGACGCTAATTAATGAGGCTTCccactttttcttttttctaaaaaaaaaatttctgcaACTTTTCAACTACATTCGAATATCACATGCATACAAATTTCCCATATTTTGTGTATTCTTGCCTTAAACGTTATTTCGAAATCTTCTACAGTGGGAAAAAAAACCCAAAGgaaatatgatttaatataaTGAGCTGAATtgttatttattaaatgatataACATATACATCATAAAATCTCACTTTCAGAACATAAAACAATACATCATCGAACTACATATTATATcattcattttcgaaaattttgaggcCAAACACCTCAATGTTAATACGTGCAAAAAATACGAACTCCGCGTTTATAGTAAATTGTTTTTCTTTGTTCTTGGTTTTGAAGGTTGCCGATGCTGTTTGTTTGATTTCTCCCAGTCGCTGATCCGCTGTGTAAGAGTGTGCTGTGGACCAGACTGCTGCTAAACAACCTGCATCAGTGTGTTGCTGATATTATATGTTCCGTATCTAATGTAAAAGTTCAAAAGAATGAGTTTCTTTATGTTTCAATAAATTTCGTCAGCAGGATGAAATGTCTACTTTCTTCTTCCGGTCTGTTTCTAAAAATGAgtgtttaataaattttatcggcaactaatatataatatatatcatgTTCAATAGTTTGCATGTGTTCAAAGCATCAAATGGACTCGATACTGATCAAATAGTTCTCATCAACTCGCCAAATAATTAAGCATTTCGAGAGCCTGTCTCACATATTAGATGTGCAACCTTTTACTTCTTAAAAATATGGATCGTCTTTCAAGGTAGTTGGGACTGGTCTTTAGAAGAGAGGAGAAAACCATTCCTTCCAAAATTTACATTTAAAAGACCGATAAACCCAATTATCTAATGAAAACAAATCTCAATGACTGAAAGAGTAGCAAGTATATGTAGTAGAAATCCAACCTGGGAATTCATATTCCACTCACATCAGAGAATCTTACAAAGTCAGGCTGATTGGTGATAGATCTAACCCAAGCCCACTTATGATTTTTAGTATCCACCAGATTCTTGGCCTGAGCCACCTCGTCCACTGGAATATACCCATAATTCCCATTAATGGGACCACAGACAAACCCCGTGTACCCAGCCATGGCACCGTGAATCGCTGAGTGTGCTAACAGTGTACAATACAAATTATCAGTTGCATTAGCAGGAACAGCCCTTATCATATATGTGGGATCTATGTACTTGATGGTAATAAGCTCTTTCGGATGGTCCCTGCTCCACCAATTCTTTAACTCGGATTTCAACCAACCACCTACATCCAAGAAAACCGGATTCCCAGATTCATCTTTCTCTTGTACATGAGATTGATCACCAGTTTTAGGTATGACATCCTGTCCAGCACCCTCAGCAACAACCAAAACTGCATGTCCATTATATTTGAGCCTACTTTCGATAAATTCAAGCAGCCCACCTTTTCCTTCCAAGTAAAAATCATTTTCCGGGATCAAGCAGCAGTCAACGTCACGGCTACTTAAGGTTGCGTGAAGGACAATGTGCCCTGTGCTGCGTCCCATTAGCTTGACTAAGCCAATTCCATTTACGGCACTCTCGGCCTCTGTATGAGCTGCATTGATAGCTTGCTGTGCCATCTCCACTGCAGTTTGGAAACCAAAGGATCTATCGATAATGCCAACATCATTGTCAACTGTTTTGGGAAGTCCAGCTACTGCAATGTTTAGCTTTCTTTGCTTGATTTCCTTGCATATTTCGACCATCCCTCGCATAGTGCCATCTCCCCCAATAATGTATAGCTGCATATTTGTCCATGTATTATGACGACGATGACTAAAAAAGACAAATAGAGCCACGGTATTTAAAGAAGAGCTGCCAGTTCTAGTTTTAAATGAGATGTTTCTTAGAAAAGCTGGCCAAGGTATAAACCATGGTTCACGAGCATGTTAATGCAGGGGAAGAAGGGTGAGGCGAGTAGCAACTCTATCTATATGATCACAGAGGAAGAGGGAGTTTGGAGCGTTGGGTCACCTCTTCCAACTCTAGACAACTTTCAAGTTCCTTCATGAATTTTCGAAACCAGTTAATTCAACTTCCATAATGATTTTGCACAtgaagttttaaaaaaagaacATTCTAAATAAAAATGTGTTTAATATACATCTTAGATTTTGTAAGTACATGCTAGCATCTAAAGTCTAAACCCTCCACAGGTGTAGGGCCATATTTCTTGCATCATGATACTTGCACAATATATTGCTACGTATATTCGTAGATCGTGTTGGTTTATTGATATAACATGTAGATCTAGCTCGGGAGTGTGCTTAGCCCGGCCGTCTGAGTGAACTACTAGTGTCATGGTCTAATAATATTATGTCTGAAACCCCTCATCATTCCTCAAAATCCAATTCCAATGATGTGGGACGATTGCATTTCACTTTGTATTTTCCAAGCAATGCTAAAGAGTTGCATCATACAATTAGTGGTGCATCTACTCAGCTCTATATTACCGTGCAACGACTCTCAATTTTTGAAAGAATCCAACAAAAAAAAGTCATTTTCTAGAATTCTTCCTAAGCTTAGCAGTGAATTAACTGTTCGAATTAGGCCCATTCAAACCACCCCTGCATTCCAACTGAATTATTTAGAACTCTGTATCTCTTTCTTTTCCCCCATTCATTAGGATGCTTAATTATCTTCCTACATTCTAAATACCAATATACTTGTCCTTACCAACAAAAAGATCACTGGTCTATCGAGGTATATTCTATACGAACTCCTTGTGTTACCACCGACGGGCTAAAATCTTTGTCAAAAAATCAATATACTAAATCCACCTTAACTTGATAAAAATATCAactttcaaatataattaaacGCATAAATTATGCTATCATACCCGAAAATTAAATGTAAACTAAATCAATCGACTAAACTTCAAATCGAGCCAAactcaaatttaaaaaatttttatttttcgagcTTCAtgtaacataaaattaaaattggggaaaaaaattaaatagtaTTCGATTGTGTTCGATCTGTTTGCATCCTAGatcaaatcaaaacaaaaaatgaGAGATTCACCTGGTTAAAGCCATGGTTTTGAATGGAATTCACTATCTGGTGAAGATCAAACCCACCTCTGGAAGTCTCAAGAACAGTGCCACCCTTCTTGTGCCAACCATGCACTATCTTCGGATTCAACTGCACCGGATCATATGAATAAAAACCTCGGTACCCGGCCCTTATGCCGTAAATCTCGCGCACACCGTATTGCTCCCACAGCCCCACCACCAGCTCGCGGATCACCGTGTTCATGCCGGGGCACAACCCCCCGCACGTCACAATGGCGGCTCGAACCTGACCCGGATCGAAGTAAATGACCTTCCGAGGCCCGGCCCGGTGGTACGCCAGGTGGGGTTTCGGAGATGAGAACTCTCCGGAAAGATCGTGGAGGATGTGGCGGAGGATGACGTCGGAGTTGTTGATGTAGAATTCGGACACGGGGTGGAAGAAGGGGCTCTTGTCTAGTGGGTTGGGAAAGGTTTTGAGACCCGGAAGGTAGTCGGTCAGGTGGGGTAAGCACTGAAGCTTGATGCTCGGGATGGTCAAATGGGTTTCATCCAGGTGGTTATTGGCGTCGGCGCCGGAGTCACTTGCTGCGAAAGCCATACGTGCGCAAACTTTTCGGGAATGGGTAGCTGGAAGATCGACAGTTTTTATTATGCAAACACGTATAAATAAATAGTACACACACTTATAGGGAGATTACAGGGAGATTTACGGGAGTGGTGGCGGAATTGCATGGCGGCGGTCCGAGGAGGTGACAAGTGGGCATTACGTGGTGAAACATGGGAGGTGACATTTTcgtcaattttatttattattcatTCATAAATTTGCTGTCGtgtcaaattaaatattattacaGTTATTGACACGACAGCAAACTATGAAGTTGTTGCGtcgaataaattatttattctggaagttttattttaatatttaatacaaTAAGAAACCACTTTtgctatttatattttattatattacaaaattaacccaatttaattatttcttaATTTTACAAAACTAAAACAGAAAATACATGTATGATTGTTCAACGAAAATATATTatgtgagtttttttttttttgtatgattGTTTTATTTTGACAGAGATACTTGTAAATACATCCCAAATTAATGGTTGAAATTCCAAGAAATGATTGAAATTCCAAGAAAATAGATCTCGGGACCTgaaaatatatgatttagtttCGTTTTTTACCAAAAATATTAATGCTGACAATGTTAATATAACAAAGAGtaggtattttgtgagacggtctcacgaatttctatatgtgagacgagtcaatcctacttatatttacaataaaaagtaatgctcttacataaaaaataatattttttcatggataatccAAATAAAAAATCACTCACACAAAATACGGACGTCTTGTATAAGTTTTTGtctataataaataaaatatattaaaatttgatattaaGCTATCATCTTCAAGAAGCTTGAACTCAACGACCGACGAAATATGCTGCGGCAAAGATCCGTTAATTAATGAACGAAGAAAATTCAATCAGTTCCTCGTTTAATAATATGCTTAGTTGTTGTTATAAAAGTTAATGTTATTACGCGTGTCGTAAATATTTgtaattagtttttttttttatcgtcTGAGATAATGGGCTTACtacaaatataataaaattaaattaaattttgatactTTAGGAATTAGggaattgattaattaaatcataaaagaaaatgaaatggTCATTATTTAAGGGAAAGTTGGTGAAAAATACTCGACCAAAACATTTCTTTGGGTTCAATTTCTACCTACAAAATTGTGGTACTATGTCATGTGGAAATGTGGTACATTTCATGTGGAAATGTGGTACATTTCATGTGGaaatgtggtactaaaaaaGTACCCAGGAactgaacacaaaaaaaatcgacGGCTGGGGACTGAAGGCCAATTTCTCGATTCTTTAATGagggtattttattttttaatctcggtcaactttttttttaaaaaaaatgatctcataaatatatttcaaatacaCTTGAAGATGTCAGCTTCTTAAAAAAAAGTTGATCGAAATTATTTAACTTATTTTCCCTATTTATTAATGGTGTCATTAAAATGTATAGTATTTGAAATGGCGGGACTCCGATCAGACACAATTCTTTGTGTGAACTCTTCCTACCATTAAGTCAATTCATCAATATTTAATCTTTTatgcaagaaaatatataaaacttataataatttttgggtCGAGTTTTATTATTATGTGAGTTTGAATCTGAATTGAGTTTGGATGGAGTTTGAGTTgagtttttttatattttggttGAGTTTTTATCACTGAGTCAATGTTCGTATCTGAATCAAGTTTgggttgatttttatttaaatgaaatttgGATTGAGTTTTCGTTGGAGTGAAATTTGAGTTgagtttttatattttaatcgAGTTTTCATTTATTAGGGTTTGGGTTTTTTGTTTAATTGGAGTTTGAGATAACACCTTTATAcgtgatcaaatttttttttttaaaaaaagttcaaTTTTAATGTggtcaaaattatttttgattgAATTATAACGAGATTcaatttttctcattttcccTTGTTTAACggtgaattttcgaaaaggagagaaAGATGACAGATCAGTGAGCAGCGTCCAACCCAACTCACATCCACATCAAGAAATATGTGAGCTTTTTCAATATAATTAATCTCCTTCATACATCTGGTCTGCTTGTTTTAACCGGAGTTTTCCAGATTCAAAAGCTTGTTTCTTTTTCCGATTCATTAGTTTTCGACCCTGTGATTTGTGGGTTGTTTCCCTTCCTATGGATACACTCCGTTTACCGACACTATAATCAAGATTTACAAATTTTCTGGGTTTTTTGGTGTGCAAATCCAGGCGTATATATTTACAGATTTGGTTTTGAATCTTTGAAATTTGTCAGTTGGAGGGTGAGATTGGGGAAGAGCTTACAGGATGAAGATGGAGTTTAGAAAATCAGTGATATTCTTTCTGTTGGTGACGGTTCTTGCCCCTATTGTTCTTTACACCGACACTCTCGGTGCTTATTTCACCGACTCTTCTTGTAATGTCCCCTTTTCTTCTTACTATTATTGCTTTGTTtgctttcttttgtttttttttattcttgaaGAATGACTTGAATTGGTAATTTTCTTTATATCTTTAATTTTGGTTTtatggtttgattgattggagtTTTCTTTTGCTTGCTATACAGCTAGAAATGAATTTGTGGGAGATGCTTCAGCATTTGTAAGTCTTTATTAGCTACTCGTTTGTATTTCGAAAATTttccttgaatttttttttttggtttcttTTTTGGGGAGAATTCATATCTTGGAAATTTTCCGTTTGCAGCCATTTTCTGGTGATGTCAGGCCTTTAAATGTTCTACCTCAGGTATAGATTTCTTGAATTTCAGTTCTCCTATTTGGGTTTAagtttttatggaatttttggaTTTTTGTTATTCTGTTTTTCTGTAATGGTTATTTCCATTATAGGAGTCCTCTACCACACTGAAAGAACCAACGGGCATAGTTTATTCTGAAAATTCAGTCGAATCCGGCTCGAATTACTCAAACCCTGCATCTGGAGAGAGCACCCGAATTACAAGACAGCTGACTGGAGGTTTTTTGTTGCAcaattgttaatttttttttaaatcattttttgTTGTATAATTCATTTTTTTACTGAAATGATATAGAATCAGTGGAGGACCAAACTACCAATTCTCTCACTTTGAGCAGCAGTGAAGGTAACCAGCAGTCTGATGAGAATCCAATTAGACAGGTGATTTTTACAGCCAAAGAGGCAGAGATGGGTGAAGAAATTTCAAAAGAAAGTGGATCGGTCAAGCTTATTGGAAAGAAGGGAGCAAATAATGATGTGAAGGAAGAAAATGATCAGCCTCGTTTTGAGGGGACATCAGAGAGAGTCTCCGATAAAAAGGTCAGATTATGACTAAACTTCTGCTTCAAAAAGTCGTACTATCATggttttaattatataatatttcctTTTTATCTTGTTTATTGCATCTGAAATGTGCATGTTATCTCATTTTCTCATCTTAATCCTacaaggatttgagtttgacaTTTGATTCTTGTAGGAATCATAGGTTATCCAAAACATGAGTTTTGTTGCTTATTGTTGCATTCTTACTTCCCATATACCATTGTAAAACTAGGTGGAATATGAAAAATAGTTAACCTTGAACATCTGTTGATGCACGTGAAATATGCATCTTAGAAGCATGAGATGTTCCTGGACATGAAACCAAGAACTATGAAAGTTTTGTCTATTCTAGTTCATTGTTATCACTCTGTGCTAAGCGTATACTATGCAGTATCTAAAACCCATCACTTGATGTCTTTGTTCTTCTACTAGGAAATTAAACGTGAGCAACAGTCTTCCGAATCTAGCAAAGATACTGGAAGAGTACAAATGAAGGCTAGAACAGAGAAACAGAATGGAC from Primulina tabacum isolate GXHZ01 chromosome 3, ASM2559414v2, whole genome shotgun sequence encodes:
- the LOC142540633 gene encoding ATP-dependent 6-phosphofructokinase 2-like, which translates into the protein MAFAASDSGADANNHLDETHLTIPSIKLQCLPHLTDYLPGLKTFPNPLDKSPFFHPVSEFYINNSDVILRHILHDLSGEFSSPKPHLAYHRAGPRKVIYFDPGQVRAAIVTCGGLCPGMNTVIRELVVGLWEQYGVREIYGIRAGYRGFYSYDPVQLNPKIVHGWHKKGGTVLETSRGGFDLHQIVNSIQNHGFNQLYIIGGDGTMRGMVEICKEIKQRKLNIAVAGLPKTVDNDVGIIDRSFGFQTAVEMAQQAINAAHTEAESAVNGIGLVKLMGRSTGHIVLHATLSSRDVDCCLIPENDFYLEGKGGLLEFIESRLKYNGHAVLVVAEGAGQDVIPKTGDQSHVQEKDESGNPVFLDVGGWLKSELKNWWSRDHPKELITIKYIDPTYMIRAVPANATDNLYCTLLAHSAIHGAMAGYTGFVCGPINGNYGYIPVDEVAQAKNLVDTKNHKWAWVRSITNQPDFVRFSDVSGI